The stretch of DNA CACGGTGGAGCAGGGCCTGCAGCATGCCGAGCTGAGGGCAGGCTTCGAGGCCTATCTGAGGAGCCTGCAACTCTAAGAGGCGAAGCAGGGCATTGCCGGGGGTGGCCCCGGCAATGCCTCGCGTTCATCTGGAGAGGGTGGCCGCCAGGCGCTCCATGGCCTTTTCCAGATTGGCCATGCTGGTGGCGATGGACAGGCGGATGTGGCCCGGCGCGCCGAAAGCGGAGCCGGGAACCACGGCCACGCCGCCCTGTTCGATCAGGTATTCGGACAGCGCCAGGTCGTCTGCCAGATTCAGGCTTGCCATCGCCGCTTCGACATTCGGCAGCACGTAGAACGTGCCGTGGGTTTTCAGGCAGTTGACGCCGGGAATGGCGTTCAGCTTGCCGACCACGAAATCGTGCCGCTCCTTGAACGCCCTGACCATGGAGGCGATGAAGCCCTGCTCGCCATTGAGCGCGGTTTCGGCGGCGACCTGCGAGATCGAGGTGGGATTGGAGGTGCTCTGCGACTGGATGTTGGTCATGGCTTCGATCAGCCGCTCGGGTCCTGCCGCGTAGCCGATGCGCCAGCCGGTCATCGAATAGGCCTTGGATACGCCGTTCAACACCACGGTCCGGTCGTACAGCTCCGGGCAGACATTCAGGATGTTGCTGAATTTGCCTTCCCAGAGGATATGCTCGTACATGTCGTCGGTGGCGATGACGACCTCGGGAAACCGCCGCAGCACCTCGCCGAGGCCGGCCAGCTCGTCCGCGGTATAGGCCATGCCGGTGGGGTTGGACGGACTGTTGATCACGAACAGCCGGGTCCTGGCCGTGACCGCGGCTTCCAGTTGCGCCGGGGTGATCTTGAAGGACTGAGCCTGCGGGGCTTCGACGATGACCGGCATGGCGCCGGCCAGCAGCACCATGTCCGGATAGGACACCCAGTACGGCGCCGGGATGACGACCTCGTCGCCGGGATTGAGCAGGGCCTGGGCCAGATTGTAGAAACTCTGCTTGCCGCCGCAGGACACCAGGATCTGCTTGAGCGTGTAATCCAGCCCGTTTTCGCGCTTGAATTTCGCCTGGATCGCCTGCTTGAGGCCGGGCGTTCCGTCGACTGCGGTGTATTTGGTGAAGCCCTTTTCGATGGCCTGGATGGCCGCCTGCTTGATATGGTCGGGCGTATCGAAGTCGGGTTCGCCGGCGCCCAGTCCGACGATGTCCTTGCCGGCGGCGCGCATCGCCGCGGCGCGGGCGGTGACGGCAAGGGTCGGAGACGGCTTGATGGACTGGACGCGGTCGGAAAGTTGTATGCTCATCAGTTTCGCGGATTGGCTGGAAAAATCGAGGCGTTATGTTACCGGTTAGCCGGCTTTCCTTGAACTCCATGAGCGGAAAATTTGTCATTACCGATATCGCGGCCGTCCGGCCTGGGCGGTCCGGATATCGTTGGAAACACCCGGTTCAGTGATTTTCTCCTGGAGGTTTGACACGCCATGTTGCCTGGAAGCGGCCATTGCCTGGCCCAGCCGGTCGAGGAAAGCTCGAAACTGCCGCGCGGGCAGAAATCCAAGCCGTTCGTGCTGCGGAGCGGATATGCGCCATCGGGTGATCAGCCGGAGGCCATCCGGCGCCTGATCGAGGGCCTGAACGACGGGGAACTGCACCAGACCCTGCTCGGCGTGACCGGCTCGGGCAAGACCTTCACCATCGCCAACGTGATTTCCCAGGTTCAGCGTCCGACCCTGATCCTCGCGCCCAACAAGACGCTGGCGGCCCAGCTTTACGGCGAGATGAAGGAGTTCTTCCCCGAGAACTCGGTGGAATACTTCGTTTCCTATTACGACTACTACCAGCCGGAGGCCTATGTGCCCGCCTCCGACACCTATATCGAAAAGGATTCCTCGCTGAACGAGCACATCGAGCAGATGCGGCTGTCGGCGACCAAGGCGCTGATCGAGCGGCACGACACCATCATCGTCGCCACGGTGTCCTCGATCTACGGCCTGGGCGAGCCGGCTTCGTATTTCGAGATGGTGCTGCACCTGGTGCGCGGCGACATGATCGACCACCGCAGCCTGATCCGGCGGCTGGCCGAGCTCCAGTACACCCGCAACGAAGCCGAGCTGCGGCGCGGCACCTACCGGGTCCGGGGCGACGTGATCGACATCTACCCGGCCGAGTCGGAGAAGGAGGCGCTGCGGGTCGAGCTGTTCGACGACGAGATCGAGCGGCTGTCGCTGTTCGACCCGTTGACCGGCGAGATTCTTTCCCGCATCGCCCGCTACACGGTCTATCCCAAGACCCATTACGTCACGCCGAGGGAAAAGCTGCTGCAGGCGGTGGAAGAAATCAAGGTCGAGCTGAAAGAGCGGCTGGAGCATCTCCGCAGCCAGCACAAGCTGGTGGAAGCCCAGCGGCTGGAGCAGCGGACCCTGTTCGACATCGAGATCATCCTGGAAGTCGGCTATTGCTCGGGCATCGAGAACTACTCGCGCTATTTGTCAGGACGTTCTGCCGGCGAGCCGCCGCCGACCCTGTTCGATTACTTGCCGGACGATGCGCTGGTCGTGATCGACGAGAGCCATGTCACCATCCCGCAACTGGGCGCGATGTACCGGGGCGACCGTTCCCGCAAGGAAACGCTGGTCGAGTTCGGCTTCCGGCTGCCGTCGGCGCTCGACAACCGGCCGTTGAAATTCGACGAATTCGAGCTGCGCGCGCCTCAGCGCATCTATGTTTCGGCCACGCCGGGGCCTTATGAGAGAACACACTCCGGCGCCGTGGTGGAGCAGGTCGTGCGCCCCACCGGCCTGGTCGACCCGGAGGTCGAGGTCCGGCCGGCATCGACCCAGGTCGACGACCTGCTGTCGGAGATCCGCCTGCGGGTTCAAAAAGGCGAGCGCGTGCTGGTGACCACGCTGACCAAACGCATGGCCGAGGACCTCACCGAATACCTCATGGAGCATGACGTTGCGGTGCGCTACCTGCATTCCGACGTGGACACCGTGGAGCGCGTGGAGATCATCCGCGATCTCCGGCTCGGCAAGTTCGACGTGCTGGTGGGCATCAACCTCCTGCGGGAGGGCCTGGACATCCCCGAGGTGTCGCTGGTGGCCATCCTCGACGCCGACAAGGAAGGTTTCCTGCGCTCGGTGGTCTCGCTGATCCAGACCATCGGCCGGGCCGCCCGCAACCTCCATGGCAAGGCGATCCTGTATGGCGACAAGATGACGCAGTCCATGCAGCAGGCCATCGGCGAGACCGAGCGCCGCCGTGCCAAACAGATTGCCTACAATGAAACGCATGGGCTGATTCCCCGGGGCATCACCAAATCCGTGACGGACATCCTGGAAGTGCCCATTCCGGGTGGCGGCGCCGAGGGATCGCGAAAGTCGCTGGCCCGTGCTGCCGAACCACGCTCCGAATACAGGTTGACCAAGCCGGCAGAGGCGGCCCGGCTCATCAAGCAGCTCGAAGAAAAGATGTACGCGCACGCCCGCGATCTGGAGTTCGAGGAGGCGGCGAGGCTGCGCGACGAGATTCAGCGGATCCGCGAGAGCGCTCTGATGGCGTGATGCTTGCAAAGCCTCCGTTCAGCCGGGACGCGGAATCGCCGACCGGGAAAAGGCCAAGATCGAAGCTGAATGAACAGGGGGTAAATATGGCACGACGCATCATCGTATGGGACCTCGCCACGCGAATATTCCACTGGTCGCTGGTGACCAGCTTTTTCGGCGCCTATCTGTCGGCCGACAGCGACTACCGGGTGCTGCATGTGATGTTCGGCTACACCATTCTGGGGCTGATCGGTTTCCGGCTACTGTGGGGATTCGTCGGGCCGCGCTATGCCCGGTTCAGTGAGTTCGTGCGCGGACCGCTCGCGATTTTCCGCTACCTGAAAAGCCTGCTGTCCAAGCACCCCGAGCATTACGTCGGCCATAACCCCGCGGGGGCCGTCGCCATCGTGCTCCTGCTGTTTCTCGGCATTCTCGTCTGCACTTCCGGCCTGCTGTCCTACGACGAACGCTGGGAGAATTCGCTGAAGAGCTTCCACGCCCTCCTTTCCCATTGCATGCTGGCGATCGTGTTCGTCCACATCGGGGCGGCGATCATTTCGGGTTTCCTGCATCACGAAAACCTCGTCCTTTCCATGCTCACCGGCTACAAGGAAGGCGAGGCGGGCCAATCGATAGTGGGCACGCGGCCCTGGGCGGGGCTGATGCTCGCGGCGGCGATCGCTTCGTTCTGGATGCTGGCGCTGCCGGCGAATCCCTTTCGGGACGACACCGGACACGGCGAGGCGGTGGCAACCGCGGATATTCCTGAAAAATCGCAGGAATCGTTCACGATGTCGTCGAAGTCCGGACGGTTCTGATTTTCCCCGGAGCGGCGGCATGTCGAAGCAGAACGGGTATTTGTTCCCTCTCTTGTTCATTGCCGGCGCCTGCGGCTGGGCGGAGACGTCGGCCGAGGATGCGCTGGATCAAGGCCTCGAGGCGGTGCGCCTGCGCCATTATGACGAGGCGTCCGCGCAATGGCAGACCTTGGCCGAACGGGGCGACGCCGAGGCGCAATACCGCCTGGGGGCGATGTTCCAGAACGGCCGCGGCGTGCCGAAAGACTATTCGCAGGCACTGAAGTGGTTTCGGGCCGCCGCGGGCCAAGGACAGGTCCGCGCACAGTTCGAGCTGGGGCTGATGTACGAGAAAGGCCTCGGCGTCCGCCCCGATCCGGCTCAGGCGCGGGCATGGTATGAAAAAGCCGCGGCTCAGGGCCATGCGATGGCGCGCAGGCGGCTGGAGACCATGCCTTTCGCCACTACGGATACGGGCGCCGCTACGGAAGGCGCGCCCGCCCGGACGGACACGGCCTTGCATCGCGCGGCCCGGCGAGGTGACGCCGATGCGGTGCGGGATTTGCTGGCGCGCGGCGTCGAAATCGACGCATGGGACGACAAAGGCCGTACGCCTTACCGGCTTGCGTTGGAGGCCGGCCATCCCGAGATAGCCCGCTTGCTGGCCGCCGCCGGCGCGGACCAGCGCCGGCCCCTGGCGGAGGTCAAGGGTGGGCAAGGAGAGCGGTCGAAGCATCCGACCTCCCGCCTGGGCCCGCAAGACGACATCGGCGCTTATCCCGGCTGGCCGGCGATCACGGTCGCGGCCTGGCGAGGCCATGCGTCCACCGTGGAAGCATGGCTGGCGCGAGGCGCCGACGTCGCTGCGAGAGCTCCGGACGGCCATCTCCCTCTGACCCGCGCGGCCTGGAACGGCCATGCCAAAATCGTGAAAACCCTGTTGGCCCACGGGGCGGATGTCAACGCCGCGACGCCGGATGGCCGGACCGCTCTGATGTGGGCAGCCCTGGAAGGGCATCATGAGACGGTCGTGGCGTTGGCAGCCGGCGGGGCGAACCTGGACGCGACCGATGGGGATGGAAACACCGCCCTGGCCTGGGCGGCGCAGCGCGGCAAGGCCTCGACCGTGCGGACCTTGTGCGGTCTGGGCGCGGCCAAGGGCATGGCGCG from Methylococcus geothermalis encodes:
- a CDS encoding ankyrin repeat domain-containing protein yields the protein MSKQNGYLFPLLFIAGACGWAETSAEDALDQGLEAVRLRHYDEASAQWQTLAERGDAEAQYRLGAMFQNGRGVPKDYSQALKWFRAAAGQGQVRAQFELGLMYEKGLGVRPDPAQARAWYEKAAAQGHAMARRRLETMPFATTDTGAATEGAPARTDTALHRAARRGDADAVRDLLARGVEIDAWDDKGRTPYRLALEAGHPEIARLLAAAGADQRRPLAEVKGGQGERSKHPTSRLGPQDDIGAYPGWPAITVAAWRGHASTVEAWLARGADVAARAPDGHLPLTRAAWNGHAKIVKTLLAHGADVNAATPDGRTALMWAALEGHHETVVALAAGGANLDATDGDGNTALAWAAQRGKASTVRTLCGLGAAKGMARKDGRNAVMLAAIGGYREAIEALLEASADPNAIDAEGHTALWLAVDRGHAGIVDTLLDHGADFAHDRASGPNSLIRAAWKGDDNVVEMLLAHGALVDAPSADGNTALTVAASRGHTGVVRMLLAKGANPDLRNRRNMTALMLAAQAGHGEILAALLEAGADPALRNEHRQSAVSLARAGGHEDCVKILEKDSARWKVLFGSLR
- the uvrB gene encoding excinuclease ABC subunit UvrB, which gives rise to MLPGSGHCLAQPVEESSKLPRGQKSKPFVLRSGYAPSGDQPEAIRRLIEGLNDGELHQTLLGVTGSGKTFTIANVISQVQRPTLILAPNKTLAAQLYGEMKEFFPENSVEYFVSYYDYYQPEAYVPASDTYIEKDSSLNEHIEQMRLSATKALIERHDTIIVATVSSIYGLGEPASYFEMVLHLVRGDMIDHRSLIRRLAELQYTRNEAELRRGTYRVRGDVIDIYPAESEKEALRVELFDDEIERLSLFDPLTGEILSRIARYTVYPKTHYVTPREKLLQAVEEIKVELKERLEHLRSQHKLVEAQRLEQRTLFDIEIILEVGYCSGIENYSRYLSGRSAGEPPPTLFDYLPDDALVVIDESHVTIPQLGAMYRGDRSRKETLVEFGFRLPSALDNRPLKFDEFELRAPQRIYVSATPGPYERTHSGAVVEQVVRPTGLVDPEVEVRPASTQVDDLLSEIRLRVQKGERVLVTTLTKRMAEDLTEYLMEHDVAVRYLHSDVDTVERVEIIRDLRLGKFDVLVGINLLREGLDIPEVSLVAILDADKEGFLRSVVSLIQTIGRAARNLHGKAILYGDKMTQSMQQAIGETERRRAKQIAYNETHGLIPRGITKSVTDILEVPIPGGGAEGSRKSLARAAEPRSEYRLTKPAEAARLIKQLEEKMYAHARDLEFEEAARLRDEIQRIRESALMA
- a CDS encoding cytochrome b/b6 domain-containing protein, with the translated sequence MARRIIVWDLATRIFHWSLVTSFFGAYLSADSDYRVLHVMFGYTILGLIGFRLLWGFVGPRYARFSEFVRGPLAIFRYLKSLLSKHPEHYVGHNPAGAVAIVLLLFLGILVCTSGLLSYDERWENSLKSFHALLSHCMLAIVFVHIGAAIISGFLHHENLVLSMLTGYKEGEAGQSIVGTRPWAGLMLAAAIASFWMLALPANPFRDDTGHGEAVATADIPEKSQESFTMSSKSGRF
- a CDS encoding pyridoxal phosphate-dependent aminotransferase, with the protein product MSIQLSDRVQSIKPSPTLAVTARAAAMRAAGKDIVGLGAGEPDFDTPDHIKQAAIQAIEKGFTKYTAVDGTPGLKQAIQAKFKRENGLDYTLKQILVSCGGKQSFYNLAQALLNPGDEVVIPAPYWVSYPDMVLLAGAMPVIVEAPQAQSFKITPAQLEAAVTARTRLFVINSPSNPTGMAYTADELAGLGEVLRRFPEVVIATDDMYEHILWEGKFSNILNVCPELYDRTVVLNGVSKAYSMTGWRIGYAAGPERLIEAMTNIQSQSTSNPTSISQVAAETALNGEQGFIASMVRAFKERHDFVVGKLNAIPGVNCLKTHGTFYVLPNVEAAMASLNLADDLALSEYLIEQGGVAVVPGSAFGAPGHIRLSIATSMANLEKAMERLAATLSR